A single window of Chitinophaga sp. XS-30 DNA harbors:
- a CDS encoding energy transducer TonB, which produces MADHKLHITAELIRRYLEGKLDDKTMHAIEKQALDDPFLAEALEGYARQAEDRQPVPADLRSRLEQRVSPPKGGLLRKMEYRWLAAASVLILLCITAVMLMRPAEKELDMAQVNPVKITDTVAPQKQPADTAIPRPMPPVPVEEQKGPEQDSPEKKAGEAKQPSEVTFQPSPPPALAAAKAKAEAADAAVARTEATQHAAARERNFNAVTAPVRQDSGLFAKAKVDTIRIRGIARNDNQPLSAKAGEKVEGLIAGEPAPYPDLHADANARLISGVVIDEKTGSRLPGVLVSLEGSNRGVVTDTSGGFALQVDKKDKIQLGFSSIGYERKSVAVAQNTSRVNVALPSNNEKLEEVVVTGYGRSRKKAVILPSPSTGEPAYRAYLESRKTIQLKGNNIQPDSGTVLLSFTVMPDSTLRDFKVLQTMGSVADEAAIRIVAEGPRWHPVPGRKRGATATLEVPIIIKKEE; this is translated from the coding sequence ATGGCTGATCATAAATTACATATCACTGCTGAGCTTATCCGCCGGTACCTGGAAGGGAAACTGGACGACAAGACCATGCATGCCATTGAAAAGCAGGCGCTGGACGATCCTTTCCTTGCTGAGGCGCTGGAAGGTTACGCGCGCCAGGCGGAAGACCGGCAACCTGTGCCGGCCGATCTCCGGAGCAGGCTGGAACAACGGGTATCGCCGCCGAAAGGGGGCCTTCTCCGTAAAATGGAATACCGCTGGCTGGCCGCCGCGTCCGTGTTGATCCTGCTTTGCATAACAGCTGTGATGTTAATGAGACCGGCAGAGAAAGAGTTGGATATGGCACAGGTGAATCCGGTTAAAATAACGGATACCGTAGCACCGCAAAAGCAGCCCGCCGATACGGCCATTCCGCGGCCCATGCCCCCGGTCCCTGTGGAGGAACAAAAGGGCCCGGAGCAGGACTCGCCCGAAAAAAAGGCCGGTGAAGCCAAACAACCATCTGAAGTAACGTTCCAGCCATCACCACCGCCTGCGCTTGCCGCAGCAAAGGCGAAAGCGGAAGCCGCCGATGCAGCAGTTGCGCGAACGGAAGCGACGCAACACGCCGCGGCGAGGGAAAGGAACTTTAATGCCGTCACCGCACCGGTAAGGCAGGATTCCGGTCTTTTTGCCAAAGCTAAAGTGGACACGATCAGGATCCGCGGCATTGCCCGGAACGATAACCAGCCGCTATCCGCAAAGGCGGGGGAAAAAGTGGAAGGGCTCATTGCCGGTGAACCGGCCCCATACCCTGATTTGCATGCGGATGCCAATGCCCGCCTCATCAGCGGTGTGGTGATCGATGAAAAGACCGGTTCCAGGCTGCCGGGAGTGCTGGTGTCCCTCGAAGGCTCCAACCGCGGTGTGGTCACAGATACCTCCGGCGGATTTGCTTTACAGGTGGATAAAAAAGACAAGATACAGCTGGGATTCTCCTCGATCGGATATGAAAGGAAAAGTGTTGCCGTAGCGCAAAATACCAGCCGGGTCAATGTAGCTTTGCCCTCCAATAACGAAAAGCTGGAGGAAGTGGTGGTGACCGGGTATGGCCGCAGCCGGAAAAAGGCGGTTATCTTGCCCTCGCCTTCCACAGGAGAGCCGGCTTACCGTGCTTATCTCGAATCAAGGAAAACGATTCAGCTAAAAGGCAACAACATCCAGCCCGATTCCGGAACCGTGTTGTTATCGTTTACGGTAATGCCTGACAGTACCCTCCGCGATTTCAAAGTGCTGCAAACGATGGGCAGCGTAGCCGATGAGGCCGCCATCAGGATCGTAGCAGAAGGGCCGCGATGGCATCCCGTTCCCGGTAGGAAACGCGGAGCAACAGCAACGTTAGAGGTCCCTATTATTATAAAGAAAGAAGAGTAA
- a CDS encoding LutB/LldF family L-lactate oxidation iron-sulfur protein encodes MNKTASTFLSESEIKAADLGHRNTINFNISKYNAAVKNGKLQFADLPTARERAKNVKWKAIENLDKHLEDFEMNFMKRGGKVIWAENAEQAREEILAICRAKNCKTVVKSKSMATEEIHLNDFLQQNNIESVETDLGEYIQQLDDEPPYHIVTPAMHKSKEQVAQLFHEKLGSDPALSPEQLTLVARDKLRQKYLDAEVGITGANFIIADIGGIAVTENEGNARLSTSFPKTHIALVGIEKVLPSINDLALFWPLLATYGTGQQITSYNTILSGPRQEGEIDGPEEMYVIFLDNGRTNILKDEVARESLYCIRCGSCLNACPVYKNIGGHTYKTTYSGPIGAVITPHLQGIEKYMHLSFASSLCGNCTEVCPVRINLHELLLHNRHKAVEEHHTSGGEKIGWYGWKQACLSRRMMNLVGGKTKNFVIGRLFGKAWGDDRALPVFAPKSFNQMWKERKK; translated from the coding sequence ATGAATAAGACGGCAAGCACCTTTCTTTCCGAGAGTGAAATAAAAGCGGCTGATCTGGGTCACCGCAATACGATCAATTTCAATATAAGCAAGTATAATGCTGCTGTGAAGAACGGCAAGCTGCAATTTGCAGACCTGCCTACCGCCAGGGAACGCGCGAAGAATGTGAAGTGGAAGGCGATCGAGAACCTGGACAAACATCTGGAGGATTTCGAGATGAACTTCATGAAACGCGGGGGCAAGGTGATCTGGGCAGAAAATGCGGAACAGGCGCGGGAAGAGATACTGGCCATCTGCCGGGCGAAAAACTGCAAAACGGTCGTGAAGAGCAAATCGATGGCCACTGAAGAGATCCATCTTAATGACTTCCTGCAGCAAAACAATATCGAGAGCGTGGAAACGGACCTGGGCGAATACATCCAGCAGCTGGACGATGAGCCGCCGTACCACATCGTAACGCCGGCCATGCATAAAAGCAAGGAACAGGTAGCACAGCTTTTCCATGAGAAACTTGGCTCCGACCCTGCGCTTTCCCCTGAACAACTGACCCTGGTGGCGCGTGACAAGCTCCGCCAGAAATACCTGGACGCAGAAGTGGGCATCACCGGCGCCAATTTCATCATTGCGGACATCGGCGGCATTGCCGTTACCGAGAACGAAGGAAACGCACGGCTCAGCACATCCTTTCCCAAAACGCACATCGCTTTGGTAGGCATTGAAAAAGTACTGCCTTCGATCAACGACCTGGCATTGTTCTGGCCCCTGCTGGCCACCTATGGTACCGGGCAGCAGATCACTTCCTACAATACCATCCTTTCCGGTCCAAGACAGGAAGGGGAAATAGACGGACCGGAAGAAATGTATGTGATCTTCCTGGACAACGGCCGCACGAACATCCTCAAGGATGAGGTGGCCCGTGAAAGCCTGTACTGCATACGCTGCGGCTCCTGCCTGAACGCCTGTCCCGTTTACAAGAATATCGGCGGCCACACTTATAAAACGACTTACAGCGGCCCCATTGGCGCGGTAATTACCCCTCATCTGCAGGGCATTGAAAAATATATGCACCTGAGCTTTGCCTCATCCCTGTGCGGCAACTGCACGGAGGTTTGCCCGGTTCGCATCAACCTGCATGAACTGCTGCTGCACAACCGCCACAAAGCGGTGGAGGAGCATCATACTTCCGGCGGGGAAAAGATAGGCTGGTACGGCTGGAAACAAGCCTGCCTCAGCCGCAGGATGATGAACCTGGTAGGAGGCAAAACAAAAAATTTCGTTATCGGGAGACTGTTTGGAAAAGCCTGGGGAGATGATCGTGCGCTGCCGGTCTTTGCGCCCAAGTCTTTTAACCAGATGTGGAAAGAACGGAAGAAATAA
- a CDS encoding DUF3109 family protein, which translates to MIVIDDKYISDDVVEKNFVCNLSACKGACCVAGDCGAPLEEAELSVLKKIYPKIKPYLREEGIREITQTGLHTWDDEHGHVTPIVNGAICAYATIDEAGHVGCGIEKAYKDGVVDFKKPISCHLYPIRITKYESFEAVNYDKWSICKPACKLGNQLQVPVYKFLREAITRKYGTEFYDVLDKIAQKQYRAG; encoded by the coding sequence ATGATAGTGATAGATGACAAATACATAAGTGACGATGTCGTCGAGAAAAATTTCGTCTGCAACCTGTCTGCCTGCAAAGGCGCCTGCTGCGTTGCGGGCGACTGTGGCGCCCCGCTGGAAGAGGCGGAGCTGTCTGTGCTGAAAAAGATCTACCCGAAGATCAAGCCTTACCTGCGGGAGGAGGGCATCCGGGAAATAACGCAAACAGGCCTGCATACCTGGGACGACGAGCACGGTCACGTTACCCCCATCGTGAACGGCGCCATCTGCGCTTATGCCACGATAGACGAAGCGGGGCATGTGGGTTGCGGTATCGAGAAAGCGTATAAGGACGGGGTGGTGGATTTCAAAAAGCCCATTTCCTGCCACCTCTACCCCATCCGCATCACTAAATACGAATCCTTCGAAGCCGTGAACTACGATAAATGGAGCATCTGCAAACCCGCCTGCAAGCTGGGAAATCAGCTACAGGTGCCGGTGTACAAGTTCCTCCGGGAAGCGATCACCCGCAAATACGGCACGGAATTCTACGACGTGCTGGACAAGATCGCGCAAAAGCAGTACAGGGCAGGATAA
- the gldD gene encoding gliding motility lipoprotein GldD yields MNKAFYIVIIALLPVFAACQQQTFTPKPRGYFRIDLPEKQYRLFDEPGYPYSFEYPVYANIVKDTLFFDEKAENPWWINVDFPEMNGKIYMSYKAVGANNSLDKLIGDAFKLTYKHTAKAESIEESSINTTNHAHGLFYEIGGNAASAKQFFVTDSARHFLRGALYFYAPPNADSLAPMHKFLEEDMWHMVETLKWKAN; encoded by the coding sequence GTGAATAAAGCCTTTTATATCGTCATTATAGCGCTGCTGCCCGTATTTGCCGCCTGCCAGCAACAGACCTTCACACCCAAGCCGAGGGGATATTTCAGGATAGACCTGCCCGAAAAGCAATACCGCCTTTTCGATGAGCCGGGTTACCCTTATTCCTTTGAATACCCGGTATATGCCAATATCGTGAAGGATACGCTGTTCTTCGACGAGAAAGCCGAAAATCCCTGGTGGATCAATGTTGATTTCCCGGAAATGAACGGAAAGATCTACATGAGCTATAAGGCCGTTGGCGCAAATAACTCGCTGGACAAGCTGATCGGCGACGCCTTCAAACTCACTTATAAACACACCGCCAAAGCTGAATCCATCGAGGAAAGCAGCATCAATACCACAAACCACGCCCACGGACTGTTTTACGAGATTGGCGGCAATGCAGCCTCTGCCAAACAGTTCTTTGTGACCGATTCCGCCCGCCATTTTTTGCGCGGAGCATTGTATTTTTATGCGCCGCCCAATGCGGATTCATTGGCGCCGATGCACAAATTCCTGGAAGAGGATATGTGGCATATGGTGGAAACGCTGAAATGGAAAGCTAACTGA
- the gldE gene encoding gliding motility-associated protein GldE produces MLQELAAPAPNVIVFLLVIFTLLLLNFIVSGAEVAFFSLNYKDLNVLKTRQSNAGRMITRLLEKPKSLLASLQIANILFNIAFIFITNYLIAQVETLRDLEFLSFIVRIAIITVVLLFFGQILPRVWATQNNMRFATYFAWFVHLIHATLEPVSNFFVSMSEGIEARLFHRSTRPINYHEIDEVIEMSVEPGASQEEKNIVRGILKFGNIAVKQIMRTRLDVNGLEYDMPFGEVVKTVADLHYSRLPVYRDNLDTIVGVVHTKDLLQHLDKKNDFDWHEVLRQPFFVHEHKLIEDLLNEFQTRHMHFAVVVDEFGGTSGIVTLEDIMEEVIGDIKDEFDEEEFNFSKVNDHTYVFEGKTMLNDVCRIMNIAPDTFETVKGESDSLGGLILELSGKFPEENSVISYAHFDFTILEVTKMRIQKIQVSFKPGTETE; encoded by the coding sequence TTGTTACAAGAGCTGGCGGCACCTGCACCAAATGTGATCGTGTTTTTGCTGGTCATTTTTACATTATTACTGCTCAATTTTATCGTGTCCGGGGCCGAAGTGGCCTTTTTCTCCCTCAACTATAAGGACCTTAACGTTTTAAAGACCCGGCAGAGCAATGCCGGCAGAATGATCACCCGCTTGCTGGAAAAGCCGAAATCCCTGCTGGCATCCCTTCAGATCGCCAACATCCTTTTCAATATCGCATTCATCTTCATTACCAACTATCTCATTGCCCAGGTAGAAACCTTGCGGGACCTGGAATTTCTGTCCTTTATCGTCCGCATTGCCATCATCACCGTCGTACTGCTGTTCTTCGGGCAAATATTGCCACGGGTATGGGCAACGCAGAACAATATGCGCTTTGCCACCTACTTCGCCTGGTTCGTGCATCTCATTCACGCCACGCTGGAGCCGGTCAGCAATTTCTTCGTCAGCATGAGCGAAGGCATAGAGGCCCGCCTGTTCCACCGCAGCACACGCCCGATCAATTACCACGAGATCGACGAAGTGATAGAAATGAGTGTGGAACCGGGTGCATCACAGGAAGAAAAGAATATCGTCAGGGGCATCCTTAAATTCGGGAATATCGCCGTAAAACAGATCATGCGCACCCGCCTGGATGTGAACGGACTGGAATACGACATGCCTTTCGGTGAGGTCGTGAAAACCGTGGCAGACCTTCATTACTCCCGCCTGCCGGTGTACCGGGACAATCTGGATACGATCGTGGGCGTTGTACATACAAAGGACCTGCTGCAGCATCTGGATAAAAAAAATGATTTCGACTGGCACGAGGTCCTGCGCCAGCCTTTCTTTGTACATGAGCACAAGCTCATTGAAGACCTGCTGAATGAATTCCAGACCCGGCATATGCACTTTGCCGTGGTAGTGGACGAGTTTGGCGGCACCTCCGGCATCGTGACCCTGGAAGACATCATGGAAGAAGTGATCGGAGATATCAAGGATGAATTTGATGAGGAAGAATTCAACTTTTCCAAGGTCAATGACCATACTTACGTATTTGAAGGCAAAACCATGCTGAACGATGTTTGCCGCATCATGAACATTGCGCCGGATACCTTTGAGACCGTCAAGGGCGAAAGCGATTCCCTCGGCGGCCTGATCCTTGAGCTTTCCGGAAAATTCCCGGAAGAGAACAGCGTGATCAGCTATGCGCATTTCGACTTCACCATCCTTGAAGTGACCAAAATGCGCATCCAGAAAATACAGGTCAGCTTCAAACCCGGAACGGAAACTGAATAA
- a CDS encoding single-stranded DNA-binding protein encodes MRGVNKVILIGNLGRDPDVQFLEGNIAVAKFSLATTETFKDRAGKLISQTEWHTVVLWRGLAELAQKYLHKGSLVYIEGRLRTRSWEDKEGNKKFATEVVGDNLVMLDKRMDVNNGDHSTHHHSGQSSGSHGEGYTGMEVPPMSEPADDLPF; translated from the coding sequence ATGAGAGGTGTTAATAAAGTAATCCTGATTGGCAATCTTGGCAGAGACCCCGATGTTCAATTCCTGGAAGGTAATATAGCCGTGGCCAAATTCTCCCTGGCTACAACAGAAACATTTAAAGACCGCGCCGGCAAACTGATCTCCCAAACAGAGTGGCATACCGTAGTTTTGTGGAGAGGATTGGCCGAACTTGCTCAAAAATACCTGCACAAAGGAAGCCTCGTTTATATTGAAGGGCGCCTCCGTACCCGCAGCTGGGAAGACAAGGAAGGCAACAAGAAATTCGCTACCGAAGTAGTAGGCGATAACCTCGTTATGCTCGACAAACGAATGGATGTCAACAACGGCGACCACTCCACACATCATCACTCCGGCCAGAGCAGCGGCTCCCACGGTGAAGGGTACACCGGTATGGAAGTGCCGCCCATGAGCGAGCCGGCGGATGATCTGCCCTTCTGA
- the mutY gene encoding A/G-specific adenine glycosylase, whose product MTDTKRFFTDCLLTWNRLHNGRSMPWKGEKNPYKIWLSEIILQQTRVEQGWPYYERFIEKYPVVHLLAAAPEEEVFRLWQGLGYYARCKNMLAAAREIAGRFNGVFPSTYEGISSLKGIGAYTAAAIASFAFDLPFAVLDGNVYRVLARFFGIDTPTDSTAGKKLFTQLAGEVLAKDQSAVYNQAIMDFGAVVCKPRQPLCTTCPLSTRCEAYNKGLTDLVPVKSKKLVIKKRYFHYLLLEQQGRIYIRKRREKDIWQNLHEFVLLETPAPATDAELLQSPAFRRILGKHPYKVVHSSATIKQQLTHQTIHARFIRLSVTRAFPAPEGFLPVAPADLGQYAFPKIIVDFLQR is encoded by the coding sequence ATGACCGACACAAAGAGATTTTTTACGGACTGTCTCCTTACCTGGAACCGCCTCCACAACGGCCGCAGCATGCCCTGGAAAGGCGAAAAAAACCCCTATAAAATCTGGTTATCCGAGATCATCCTCCAGCAAACCCGGGTGGAACAGGGCTGGCCTTACTATGAACGCTTTATCGAAAAATACCCGGTTGTACACCTGCTGGCCGCCGCTCCCGAGGAGGAAGTGTTCCGCCTCTGGCAGGGCCTGGGCTACTACGCCCGCTGCAAGAACATGCTGGCCGCCGCCCGGGAGATCGCCGGCAGGTTCAATGGCGTATTCCCATCCACCTATGAAGGCATCAGTTCACTGAAAGGCATAGGCGCCTATACTGCTGCCGCCATTGCCTCCTTTGCTTTCGATCTGCCCTTCGCCGTACTGGACGGGAATGTTTACCGGGTGCTGGCGCGCTTCTTCGGAATAGACACCCCTACGGATTCCACAGCGGGCAAAAAGCTGTTCACGCAGCTTGCCGGGGAGGTGCTTGCCAAAGATCAGTCAGCCGTCTACAACCAGGCTATCATGGATTTTGGTGCTGTTGTCTGCAAACCCCGGCAGCCGCTTTGCACCACCTGCCCCCTTTCAACGCGGTGTGAGGCTTATAATAAAGGACTGACGGACCTGGTGCCGGTAAAATCCAAAAAGCTCGTTATCAAAAAAAGATACTTCCATTACCTGCTGCTGGAACAACAAGGCAGGATATATATCCGCAAACGCCGGGAAAAGGATATCTGGCAGAACCTTCATGAATTTGTGCTGCTCGAAACACCGGCGCCGGCAACAGATGCTGAACTGCTGCAAAGCCCGGCTTTCCGGCGCATCCTGGGAAAGCACCCTTACAAGGTCGTACATTCCTCCGCAACAATAAAGCAGCAACTCACCCATCAAACCATCCATGCCCGCTTTATCAGGCTTTCCGTAACCAGGGCCTTCCCGGCACCGGAGGGCTTCCTGCCCGTGGCCCCCGCTGATCTGGGGCAGTACGCATTCCCAAAGATCATTGTAGACTTTCTGCAACGATGA
- a CDS encoding HU family DNA-binding protein: MRKADLINNIAEKTGIPKVDVLVTLEAMFKEVKEALANGEHIYIRGFGSFITKKRAAKIGRNIKKNVAVEIPEHYIPAFKPSKEFVAEVKKLKSS; encoded by the coding sequence ATGAGAAAAGCTGATTTGATTAACAACATTGCTGAAAAAACCGGCATTCCGAAAGTAGACGTGTTAGTAACACTCGAGGCCATGTTCAAGGAGGTAAAGGAAGCGTTGGCAAATGGCGAGCATATCTACATTCGCGGATTTGGCAGCTTCATTACCAAGAAACGTGCAGCCAAGATTGGCCGGAACATTAAAAAGAATGTTGCTGTGGAGATTCCAGAGCACTACATTCCAGCATTTAAGCCATCTAAAGAGTTCGTTGCCGAAGTAAAGAAGCTTAAAAGTTCTTAG
- a CDS encoding tetratricopeptide repeat protein: MRRNQLLLIGLAVAVVTVLYAFGRITPKVHDHAHAPAGVMPEGQAAVADFKDLLQKAKEKVPAEKLAEITSLENTVVRGDVKSQQITAYMQLYTIWDNLNELPVAAYYLAEAAKLENSGKSLTFAANLFLDHLSHTQDAGVRMWEANNAMELLDKAIALQPNNDTLKIKLGSLLVSNTNEPMKGIAMLRDVAERKPDFLDAQLALANFSITSGQFDKAIERMEEVLKRHPDEPKALFLLAVAYQNKGEKDKAVELLRQCRKLIKDPSLAAEIDEYIKSIQ, from the coding sequence ATGCGAAGAAATCAACTACTCCTCATTGGCCTTGCTGTTGCTGTTGTAACGGTACTGTATGCGTTTGGCCGTATCACGCCAAAGGTACATGATCATGCTCATGCTCCCGCGGGCGTAATGCCGGAAGGACAGGCCGCTGTAGCCGATTTCAAGGATTTGCTGCAGAAGGCCAAGGAGAAAGTTCCTGCTGAGAAGCTGGCAGAGATCACCAGTCTCGAGAACACCGTTGTACGTGGTGATGTGAAGTCACAGCAGATCACTGCCTACATGCAACTTTACACGATCTGGGACAACCTCAATGAACTCCCCGTGGCGGCATATTATCTCGCCGAAGCCGCCAAGTTGGAAAATTCCGGAAAAAGCCTCACCTTTGCAGCCAATTTATTTTTAGACCATCTCTCGCACACCCAGGACGCGGGCGTAAGAATGTGGGAGGCGAACAACGCCATGGAATTGCTGGATAAGGCTATCGCGCTGCAGCCAAACAATGACACACTGAAGATAAAACTGGGTTCCCTTTTGGTCAGCAATACCAATGAACCCATGAAAGGGATCGCAATGTTAAGGGATGTAGCGGAAAGGAAACCCGATTTCCTCGATGCACAGCTTGCATTAGCGAATTTCAGCATTACCTCCGGCCAGTTCGATAAAGCGATCGAAAGGATGGAAGAAGTGCTGAAACGCCACCCGGACGAGCCGAAAGCACTTTTCCTGCTGGCAGTAGCGTACCAGAACAAAGGAGAGAAGGACAAGGCAGTGGAACTGCTCCGGCAGTGCCGCAAACTGATCAAAGATCCTTCCCTGGCGGCAGAGATCGATGAGTATATTAAAAGCATTCAATAG
- a CDS encoding Rne/Rng family ribonuclease, whose translation MNKELIINAAPSGVEIALLEDKKLVELHHESGNPNFAVGDLYLGKVKKLIPGLNAAFVDVGFEKDAFLHYTDLSPYIRSILKFTQHAITDKSGAFDFAKFKNEPEIIKTGKITEVLGGKPNILVQILKEPISSKGPRLSCEISLPGRFIVITPFNNVVAVSKKIHSSEERKRLQKIVEAIKPHNFGVIVRTAAEGKKTAELHEDLTTLVSTWKTIQENLRNSQAPQKILSEQTKTTSILRDLLNESFNRIVINDKNIYTDTKTYIQKIAPEKQDIVTYYHNGAPIFDHFGITRQVKASFGKTVNLDSGVYLIIEATEALHVIDVNSGYKSSSNNQEQNALASNLEAAAEIARQLRLRDLGGIIIIDFIDMKLPENKKNVYEAMEKFMVQDRAKHTILPISKFGLMQITRQRVKPEITISVAEDCPACKGTGKIGASMLIVEDIEKNLLYLLNHQHKGLTIRIHPILHSYLTKGWMLRSRQWQWYFKYKKWIKLKADSNYHLTEYRFFDANDEEIKL comes from the coding sequence TTGAATAAGGAATTGATTATAAATGCCGCACCATCCGGTGTTGAAATTGCATTGCTGGAAGATAAGAAGTTGGTAGAACTGCACCACGAAAGCGGTAATCCCAATTTTGCAGTGGGGGATCTTTATTTGGGCAAAGTGAAGAAGCTCATCCCCGGGCTGAACGCAGCCTTTGTAGATGTCGGTTTTGAAAAAGACGCATTCCTGCATTATACAGACCTGAGCCCCTACATCCGCTCCATTCTCAAATTTACCCAACACGCCATCACGGATAAATCCGGGGCATTCGACTTTGCAAAATTCAAGAACGAGCCCGAGATCATCAAGACCGGCAAGATCACCGAAGTGCTCGGCGGAAAGCCCAATATCCTCGTGCAGATACTCAAAGAGCCCATTTCCTCCAAAGGGCCACGCCTGAGCTGCGAGATATCCCTTCCCGGCCGGTTCATCGTGATCACCCCTTTCAACAACGTAGTGGCCGTCTCCAAAAAGATCCACTCGTCTGAAGAAAGAAAACGGCTCCAGAAGATCGTGGAAGCCATCAAGCCGCATAACTTCGGCGTTATCGTGCGCACCGCGGCAGAAGGCAAGAAAACAGCGGAATTGCATGAAGACCTCACCACCCTGGTCAGTACCTGGAAGACCATCCAGGAAAACCTCCGCAATTCACAAGCCCCGCAAAAGATACTCAGTGAGCAGACAAAGACCACCAGTATCCTCCGCGACCTGCTGAACGAGAGCTTCAACCGTATCGTGATCAACGACAAGAACATTTACACCGATACCAAAACATACATCCAGAAGATAGCGCCGGAGAAGCAGGACATCGTTACCTACTATCATAACGGCGCACCCATCTTCGATCATTTCGGCATTACCCGCCAGGTGAAAGCTTCTTTCGGCAAAACAGTGAACCTGGACAGTGGGGTGTACCTCATCATTGAAGCTACCGAAGCCCTGCATGTTATTGACGTGAACAGCGGCTACAAAAGCTCCAGCAACAACCAGGAACAGAATGCCCTGGCCTCCAACCTCGAAGCTGCGGCCGAAATTGCCCGGCAACTCAGGCTGCGCGACCTCGGCGGCATTATCATCATCGATTTTATCGATATGAAACTGCCGGAAAACAAAAAAAACGTGTACGAGGCCATGGAAAAATTCATGGTGCAGGACAGGGCCAAGCATACCATTCTGCCGATCTCCAAGTTCGGCCTCATGCAGATCACGCGCCAGCGTGTGAAACCGGAGATCACCATCTCCGTTGCGGAAGACTGCCCCGCCTGCAAAGGCACCGGCAAGATCGGCGCGTCCATGCTCATTGTGGAAGACATTGAAAAGAACCTGCTCTACCTGCTGAACCACCAGCACAAAGGGCTCACCATCCGCATCCACCCCATCCTTCATTCCTATCTGACCAAAGGATGGATGCTCCGGTCACGGCAATGGCAATGGTATTTCAAATACAAGAAATGGATCAAACTGAAGGCGGATTCCAATTATCACCTCACGGAATACCGCTTTTTCGACGCGAATGATGAAGAGATCAAATTATAA